The genomic interval TggtgatgataaagaatccacctgcaatgtgggaggcccaggttcaatctctgggttgggaagatcccctggagaagggaatggcaacctactctaatattcttgcctggagaataccatggataaaggagcctcatgcctggggtcgcaaagagctggacatgactgagcgactacactgtTACTTCTCACTCTTAACAAAACAGCCAACTTAGAAACATTGTTTATTCTTTGTATATAGTATTTTGTAATACTTTCACTGTCTTTGTCATACTCTTCCTTATACCTTATAACAGTTAGAAGAAACTCTTAAAACAATGAGGTTCTCtgtgcttttcctttttaaaaaaagtaagaaatgaaTCCTGTGTAGAAAACATCCTGCTCTGAGTCAGTCCTGAGGGAAAAGAATCATAGTGGATGTGTTATTAAGTGATGAAAGAATTAAGTGACAGAGAAAACTGACGAAGCAGTGGGAAGTATACCAATACTGGGATAATGcattcattcctttctttcttttttctttacattacaATCTTTATTACAAGCCTACACTGTGCCAGGCTCTGAGCTGGGGACAAAGGAAATAGCAATAAACAGGGCCTGTGAAATTCTGCCATTGTGAGCATATGTTATAGTGCAAAAACAGCCTGGATTCCTAACAGGACAGCTACCAACACTGAGGGGAAAGGAAGCTGATACTGGGAATTTTGCTTGGAGACTTTGTGCTAAAGATGAACCCCACAGTCTTTGAAACTTAGTCTCTTCTGTTACTTTGTTTAATATGgccttttctctccctccattTTCCACCTTCCTGCTCCTCACCGTCACTGACAGCTGACCACGTTGGCACCTACGGCGCAGACTTCTACCAATCTTATGGTCCCTCTGGCGAGTACATCCACGAATTTGATGGAGACGAGCTGTTTTATGTGGACCTGGGGAAGAAAGAGACTGTCTGGCGGCTGCCTATGTTTGGTGAATTAACAAGTTTTGACCCGCAAGGTGCATTGAGTAATATAGCTATAGCGAAACACAACTTGGATAGGCTGACTAAACTCTACAACTTTACCCCAGTTATCAACGGTAAGTGTCCACCATTCTACTTCTCTTTACTGAATCTATTATTTCATATCAGGCTTCACTCCCTTCTTCTCTAAGGAGAGATATCCTTCACCACTCTATAAaacttttccaagagtccccagatttTGTAGTAATTATTGACCACTCATCCTCCCCCATCTCAAAGATCACATATTTCCATGTAATATAAAGACCCTTACTCCCAAAACATATTCCTTGAATCCCTCAAGGAGGAGTACCACAAACCTCCCTCCTTAAAGAAGCATGCCCACAGACAGCATGGGGATAAAGTATGGGCAGCGCATAGCATCTCCCAGCAGAAGGCAAACGAGCTCCTCCTCTGTCAGACTGGGAAACATTGGTGGGTGGGCTCCCCCAGGAGGCAGTGCAGAATCAGGGCCAAGCTTTTCCCATTTCACATCTGTGCTGTTTCCTCACCATAGAGGTTCCTGAGGTGACTGTGTTTTCCAAGTCTCCCGTGATGCTGGGTCAGCCCAACACCCTCATCTGTCATGTGGACAACATCTTTCCCCCTGTGATCAACATCACATGGTTGAGGAATGGGCATGCAGTCACAGAGCATGTTTCTGAGACCAGCTTCCTCCTCAAAAGTGATTATTCCTACCTCAAGATAAGTTATCTCACCTTCCTCCCTTCTGATGATGACGTTTATGACTGCAAAGTGGAGCACTGGGGCCTGGATGAGCCACTGCTCAAACACTGGGGTATGTACAAATTTCACCCCTTTCAGTACCTTTTCTTCTCTATCAAGTACACAAACATCCTGCCTTTAATCCCTAAATCTCATGGTCCAAAGCCTGTTTTCCACACTTCAAGGATTTCTAAAGATATACTTCATCTTCCTCTCTAAGCCTGGTGCACTGAGTCTTGAAGAATGAACACCACCTCGCTACCCCACCCCATATATGTGCACATGAACCAACACTGTATTCTGAGTtccacaacttcactttcacagagcCTGAGATTCCAGCCCCTATGTCAGAGCTGACGGAAACTGTGGTCTGTGCCCTGGGGTTGACCGTGGGCCTCGTAGGCATCATGGTGGGCACTGTCCTCATCATCCGAGGTCTGCGCTCAGGTGGGACCTCCAGACACCAAGGGCCCTTGTGAGGGCCCAGAAGAAAGGTAAGGATTCAGATTTGATTGATCTGGGGACACGATACAGACAAGGGAAAGTGGGAAGAGGTTAGGGACACAAATGTGGTTGAAAGTTGCTGGATTGGGAAACAGCATGATGACGGCACAGGAGCCCCCTGGAACCCACTGATCTCATGCCTTTCCTGTTGCAGGTGCACTGTCCATCCACGAGAACAGAAAAATGGACATACTAGATGACCTAGAGCTATTTTCTGCCCAAGATCATCATgtaccttttctccttctgccctcctcTGCTCACCTCTTCTCTGGGAAATAAGATGCTGTATCACCTCAGAGTTCACATATACCTCAGAGTTCTTGCCCTGACTAtgtgatatttctttctcttctcatcaGTTGCATGCCATGGAGTTGCTACGGTATTCCACCCAATTACCTAATCTTTAGTGACCCTGATCCCATGTCACCATGGAAACAATAAATCCttcttttattgaaattttttctgtctttcatctCAGGGCTGACTAGGACCATGTTGTATTATGTTTTAGGcctctttaatttcatttctcaGATCATGTTTCATGCCCAATAACACAGGAGCAACCTGTGTCAACTGATAATATGTTGCCATCTTAACTGAGGTTaatatttctctcttccttctgttcCCACCCTTGGTTCTGCCACCCTTCTCCCTCATTCAGACATCAGTGAAGGTAATATATACCCTTCTCCCTTGGTTGTGTAGATTTGGTATAGCAGAAATACAGAAACCAAGAAatctttgtactttttaaaataaatcttttaaatttatgaccgagaaatagaaggaaagaattttGAATCTCAAAAGTACCAAAAGTCAAAACGTGTTTCCAAAACTTCAAATTTGTGAAAAGTGAATGATGACAGTAAAAGCATTCCTTTCCTCTCCTCACCCTTAAAGAGTTAAGGATTCCctaggcagagaaagaaaagtcagtTAGGAAAAGATTAGAATAAGACAATAATGCAAGTATTTGAGAAGGACTAAATACTTGGTCTTTATGTAGGGTTAGTAGCAATGGGAATAGGGATGGGTTAGAGGCCACAGATATATTTAGGGTCCCTAGAACAAAGGTGTGGTTTGCCTCCTCTCCTAAGTGAATTCCTGCTAGATAACCATGTAGATTTTTCCTGACATGCCATTCACAATAGAGTGAATATGGCCGCAGTAAGTCTTTAGGCAGATAAGTCAAAGTCAGTCTCACTGGATTCCTGTGCATTTCTCTTTGCCCTggggtacagccaaaaaaaaaagcccgGTATACCCAGCCCTCCTGGCTAAGAAAAGCATGAGCCTGTAAGAGAGAAATCCTAAGAAGGACAACATCACTGAGATAATGTAGCAGCAGCTCTGAGTGCTGTGGTCACCTCTTGATTTACTGTCACCAGTGGAAGTCCTCCTGAAGGAAACAGATAAACAGGTGAGATTCTTTCACTCTCCTGAATGCATCCAAGAGCTCACTCTTGAAAGTAGAGTGTATAGGACCTGACTTCAAGTCATTTTTGCCCTTGAAAATCTTTTAGGCATGTTGCCTCAAACTTTCCACTCTGCAATTACTGAGTCTATATCTTGCATCTCAGGTGGTATTATGGAACAGGTACGAAATGTATGAGACAGTCCCTATTCATGTACTGTCTGCATCAGTGAGCTTACATGTAATTGGGAAATAAAGACACAATATTAACACAATATGATACAGCATCaatcaatcagtcagtcagttgagtcattcagtcatgtccaactctttgcaaccccacggactgcagtatgccagacctccctatccattaccaactcctggtgcctgctcaaactcatatccattgagtcagtgatgccatcctaccatctcatcctctgtttcctcctctcctcctgcctttaatgtttcccagtatcagtgctttttccagtgagtctattcttcacatcaggtgaccaaatgaagttggagcttcaacttcattcagcatcagtccttccaatgaatattcaggactgatttgctttaggattgactggtttcatctccttggactggtttacagtccaagggactctcaagagtcttgtccaatatcacagttcaaaagcatcaattttttgggattcagctttcttgatggtccaactctcacatttatacatgacttctagaaaaactacagctttgactagatggatctctgCTGGCAATGTAAtgtgtctactttttaatatgctgtctaggtttgtcatggcttttcatccaagaagcaagcatcctttacttcaaggctgcagtcaaaatctacagtaattttggagcccccaaaaataaagtctgttactgtttgcattgtttccccacctatttgccatgaagtgaggggacaggatgccatgatcttacttttttgaatgttgagttttaagccaactttttcactctcactttcatcaagaggctaatttgtttctcttcactttctgccataagggtggtatcatctgcatatctgaggctaggGATATTTCTTCCTGTAATCTTGAtatcagtttgtgcttcatcaagttctctgtgtattcttgccacctcttcttaatatcttctgcttctgttaggtccatatcgtttctgtcctttatcgtgcccatctttacatgaaatgttccattggtatctttaattttcttgaagagatatctagtctttcccattctatggttttcctctatttcttggcattgataaCTTAGGAAGGTTTCTTATCgctcattgctcttctttggaactctgcactcagatgagaatatctttcctttactcctttgccttttgcttctcttcttttctcagctatttgtaaggcctcatcagacaatcattttgcctttctgcatttctttttcttgaggacggtcttgatcccagtctcctgtacaatgtcatgaacctccatccatagcgcttcaggcattctatcagatctaatcccttgaatctgtttatcacttccactatataatcatatgggattttatttaggtcatacctgaatggtctagaggtttcccttactttcttcaatctaagtctgaatttggcaataaggagttcatgatttgagccacagtcagctccagatattgcttttactgactgtatagagcttcatcttgggctgcaaagaatataatcactctgatttcggtattgaccatctggtgatgtccatgtgtagagtagtgttgttggaagagggtgtttgctatgaccagtgcattttcttggcaaaactctattagcctttgccctgcatcattttgtactccaaggccaaacttcctTGTTacaccaggtatctcttgacttcctactattgcattccagtcccttatgctgaaaaggacattttttggtgTTTGCtgtagaaggtcttataggtcttcatagaaccattcaacttcagcttcttcagcattagttgttgaggcatagacttggattattgtgatattgaatgctttgctctggaaatgaacagagatcattctgttatttctgagattgcacccaagtacagcattccaaagaagacatgaatgcaaaaataggaagtcaagagatacctggagtaacaaacaagtatggccttggagtacaaaatgaagcagggcaaaggctaacagggttttgccaagagaatgcactggtcatagcaaacagcctcttccaacaacacaagagatgactctgcacatggacatcactagatggacaacactgaaatcaaactgactatattctttgcagccaaagatgaagaaaccctatacagtcagcaaaaccaatacctggacttgactgtggctcagaacatgaactccttattgccaaattcagaaaattgaagaaagtagggaaaaccactagaccattcacaaatgacctaaatcaaatcccttatgattataatcaaaattctcaaaaatgctcaaaattctgcaagccagacttcaacaatatgtgaactgtgaacttccagatgttcaagctggtcttagaaaaggcagaggaaccagagatcaaattgccaacatccgttggatcatcaaaaaagcaagagagttccagaaaaacatctatttctgctttattgactatgtcaaagcctttgactgtgtggatcacaataaactgtggaaaattctgaaagagatgggaataccagaccacctgacctgcctcttgagaaacctgtatgcaggtcaggaagcaaccgtcagaactggacatggaacaacagactggttctaaataggaaaaggagtacatcaaggctgtatgttgtcaccctgcttatttaacttatatgcagagtacatcatgagaaacgctggactggaagaagcacaggctggaaccaagatcgccaggagaaatatcaataacctcagatatgcagataataccacccttatggcagaaagtaaagaagaactaaaaagcctcttgatgaaagtgaaagtggagagtgaaaaagttggcttaaagcttaacattcagaaacctaagatcatggcatccagtcccatcacttcatggcaaatagatggggaaacagtgacagactttattttggggggctccaaaatcactgcagatggtgactgcagccatgaaatcaaaagatgcttattccttggaagaaaatttatgaccaaactatagagcatattaaaaaacagagacattgctttgcccacaaaggtccgtctagtcaaagctatggtttctccagtagtcatgtgtggatgtgagagttggactgtgaagaaagctgagtgctgaagaactcatgcttttaaactgtggtgttggagacaactcttgagagtcacttggactctagagagatcaaaccagcccatcctaaaggaaatcagtcctgatattcactggaaggactgatgctgcagctgaagctccaatactttggccacctgatgccaagagctgactcattcgaaaagagcttgatgctgggaaagattgaaggcaggaggagatgggaacaacagaggatgagatggttggataatatcactgactcaatggatatgagtttgagcaagcaccaggagatggtgaaagacagggaagtttggtgtgctgcagtccatggtgtcgcaaagagttggacataactgagcaactgaacaacaacaaggatcaCCACAAGACATTATTGTAAATAAAGTTGGTAAGCAGTCCTCATGATTTTAAATTACGTGattcttttataaattttttgatctttttaaattatttcagactGTATCCACAAAGCATGATTTTATTAATACCTAATATAATACTTCTCAGaactactttgccttcttgcattcctTTTTCCTTAGGATGGTGTTGGTCACTGCCtattatacaatgttatgaacctccattcaccattcaggcaccctgtctacccaaactaatcccttgaatctatacttcacttccactgtatgatcataagggatttgatttaggtcatacctgcatagcctagtggttttcctttcttcaatttaagcctgaacattgcagtaaggagctcacgatctgagccacagtcagcttcggGTACtgtttttgccgactgtatagagcttctccatcttgagctgcaaagaatataatcaatctgatttcagtattgaccatctggtgatgtccatgtgtagcattgtctcttgtgttgttggaagagcatgtttgctatgactagtgcattctcttggcaaaattctgttagcctttgccctgtttcattttgttctccaaggtcatacttgcctgttactccagtatctcttgacttcctacttttgcattccagtaccctatgatgaaaaggacatctttctttggtgttagttctagaagatcttataggtcttcatagaactgttcaacttcagcttcttcagcattactggttggggtatagacttggattactgtgatattgaatgcttttccttggaaacgaacagagcttattctgttgtttttgagattgcaccaaagtactgcatttttttactcttttattgactataggggctattccatttcttctaagggattcttgcccacagtagtagatataatggtcatctaaattaaattcacccattcccacccattttagttcattgattcctaacaTGGACCTAACAtggacaggaacttgggcaaattccaggagatattgaggaatagggaggcctggcatgctgcagtacatgggggccacagagtcagacacgtcttagcaactgaacaacaatggaccgaccattccaggttccaatgtcatattgttctttatagcattggactttactttcaccaccagacacatccaaaaCTGGTATCATTTCCACTATGGCCCAGCCTTTCTGAagaatttctctgctcttccctagTAACATATTgtacacctactgacctgggggtttcatcttctggtgtcatatcttttgccttttcatactgttcatggggttctcaaggcaagagtactgaagtggtttgccattcccttccccagtggaccacattttgtcagaactctccaccatgatgtatctgttttgggtggccctgcatggcataaCTCATAACTTCATTGaattacacaaggctgtgatccatgtgatcattttggttagctttctgtgatcaTGGTTTTCATTCTGGAAGCTGTGAAGCTGTTggtcttgcttcttctgtctgccctctaatggatgAGTATGAGAGGCTTGTGCAGGTTTCTTGACAGGAGGGACTGGCTGAAGGGAAagctgggtcttgctctggtgggcagagccattttcagtaaatctttaatctaattatCTGTTAATGAGTGAGGCTGTGCTCCCttcctgttagttgtttggcctgaggtgacccagtcCTTGAGTCTACAGGCTCTATGGGAGGACTAACAGTGATAACTTAGGTCATCATCAGTCTCCAAGGACTGCTGCTGGCAGTGGCCCTGACCCGTAGCAAGCCACTGTCGACTCATACCTTCACAACAGACCCTCAAATACACAAGCAAGCCTGGGTTAGTCTTCTGTGGGGTCAGTGCTCTTTCCCCCAGGTCCTGGTGCACGAAAGGTCTTGTTtgtgccttacaaatagctgagaaataagagaagcaaaaagcaagggagaaagagaaagatatactcaactgaatgcagagttccagaaaatagcagggagagataagaaagctttcttaagtgaacaatgcaaagaaatagtgggaaACAATTGAACGGGAAagtagagatctcttaaagaaaattagagatatcaaggcaacactgaagcagaagatattaagaagaggtggcaagaatacacagaactataccaaaaaagtcttaatgactcagataaccatgatggtctggtcactcacctggagccagacatcctggaatgctaagtcaagtgggccttaggaagcattacgaCAAAGTTAGTAGAGGTTATGGacttccagctgaactatttaaaatcctaaaagatgatgctgtgaaagtgctgcactcaatatgtcagctaatttggaaaacttagtagtggccacaggactggaaaaggttagttttcactctaataccaaagaaacaaaatgctaaagaatgttcaaactactgtgcaaTTGAGCTCATGTCATATGtgagtaaggttatgctcaaaatccttcaagctaggcttcagcagtaaactgagaacttccagatgttcaagctgaatttggaaaaggcagaggaaccagagatcaaattgccaacattcactggatcatagagaaagaaagggaattccagaaaaacatctacttctgcttcattgactatgctaaagcctttgtgtggatcacaacaaactgtggaaaattcttcaagagatggaaatactagatgatcttacctatctcctgagaaatctgtatacaaatcaagaagcaacagttggaaccagacatggaacaacaaactggttcaaaattgtgaaaggagtaagtcaaggctgtatattatcacccagcttatttaacttctaatgCAGAATACATcttgcgaaatgctgggctggatgaagcccaagctggaatcaagattgctggcagaaatatcaatcatctcagatatgcagatgataccactccaatggcagaaagtgaagaggaacaaagaaccaaagagccttttgatgagggtaaaagaggagagtgaaaaagatgtcttaaaactcaacattcaaaaaactaagatcatggcatctggtcccgtcacttcatggcaaatagatcaggaaacaataaaaccatgacagactttattttcttggattccaaaatcactggtgACAGTGActgcattcatgaaattaaaagacacttgtcccttggaagaaaagctatgacaaacctagaaagtgtatcaaaaagcagagacatcactttgccaacaaaaccCATATAagcaaaagctatggtttttccagtagtcgtgtatggatgtgagagttggaccataaagaaggctgagtgctgaagaattgatgcttttgaattgtgttggagaagactcttgagagtcccttggactgcaaggaggtcaaaccagtcaatcctaaagaaaatcaatcagaatattcattggaaggactgatgctgaaactgaagctccaatactttagtcatctgatgtgaagagc from Budorcas taxicolor isolate Tak-1 chromosome 11, Takin1.1, whole genome shotgun sequence carries:
- the LOC128055332 gene encoding SLA class II histocompatibility antigen, DQ haplotype D alpha chain-like, which encodes MVLNRALILGVLALTTMTSPCGGEDIVADHVGTYGADFYQSYGPSGEYIHEFDGDELFYVDLGKKETVWRLPMFGELTSFDPQGALSNIAIAKHNLDRLTKLYNFTPVINEVPEVTVFSKSPVMLGQPNTLICHVDNIFPPVINITWLRNGHAVTEHVSETSFLLKSDYSYLKISYLTFLPSDDDVYDCKVEHWGLDEPLLKHWEPEIPAPMSELTETVVCALGLTVGLVGIMVGTVLIIRGLRSGGTSRHQGPL